A region of the Streptococcus oralis Uo5 genome:
CAGTCCTTCCTGCCTACCAGTTGGAGGAAAGAGATTTCCATATTCCCCAAGTCAAGTGCTATGAGCTCACTTTTGAAGGAACCAATGAAGGCAAGGTTTATGCACGTGTCGTTCTTCCAAAGACTGAGGGTAAAGTTCCGTTAATTTTCCATTTCCATGGTTATATGGGACGTGGCTGGGACTGGGCCGACATGCTGGCCTTCACTGTGGCTGGTTACGGTGTTGTTTCCATGGATGTCCGAGGCCAGTCGGGCTATTCGCAAGACGGCTCGCGCTCTTCACTAGGAAATACGGTGAAAGGGCATATCATCCGTGGTGCTGTTGAGGGTCGTGAACATCTCTTTTATAAGGATGTTTATCTGGATATTTACCAGTTGGTTGAAATTATTGCTAGTCTGCCACAGGTGGATGAGAAGCGACTTTCTAGCTATGGTGCCTCACAAGGCGGTGCTTTAGCTCTGGTTGCAGCAGCGCTCAATCCTCGGATTCAGAAAACAGTTGCCATCTATCCTTTCTTGTCAGACTTTAGACGAGTGCTTGAGATTGGCAATACCAGTGAAGCCTATGATGAACTCTTCCGTTATTTCAAGTTTCACGATCCCTTCCATGAAACAGAGGAGGAAATCATGGCAACCCTTGCCTATATCGATGTGAAAAATCTTGCCCATCGCATTCAAGGTGAGGTCAAGATGATTACGGGCTTGGACGACGATGTTTGCTATCCTATTACCCAGTTTGCAATTTATAACCGTCTGACCTGCGAAAAGGCCTATCGCATCATGCCTGAGTATGCTCACGAAGCCATGAATGTTTTTGTCAATGATCAGGTTTATAACTGGCTCTGTGGTAGTGAAATTCCTTTTAAGTACGTAAGATAATGAATGAGAGAGCCCAGAAGCTCTCTTTTTTATGTCCAAAACCTGAAAGTACTTTTAGAAAATTTAAAATATTAAAATATTCTTAAAAGTAAAATCTATTCTGTGGGAACACAGATATAAATATAAGACTTTATTGTATAATAAAGGAAAAGTCACTTGTGAAAGGAGGAAAAAGGCTGCCGGGTGGTTAAAAACTCGGGCTCAGCAGAAAATGGGAGAGGATTGGGAGCTCTCATTAAGTTGGATACTTTCTTGTAAAACTTGTCTCTTGAGCGACAATAAAAATTTTTAAAGAAAAAGAAAGCGCTTTATTTTATGAAAAATGAAAGGACAAACATGAATTACAAATCTTTAAATCGGAAACAGCGATACGGAATTCGAAAATTTGCAGTCGGTGCAGCATCGGTAGTGATTGGTACAGTGGTATTTGGAGCAAATCCAGTCTTAGCTCAAGAGCAAGCCAATGCAGCAGGAGCCAATACAGAAACTGTCGAACCTGGTCAAGGTTTATCAGAATTGCCAAAAGAAGCGTCCTCGGGAGATCTTGCTCATTTGGATAAAGATTTGGCTGGCAAATTGGCAGCAGCTCAAGACAACGGCGTTGTGGTGGACCAAGATCATTTGAAAAAAAATGAGAGTGCAGAATCAGAAACTCCATCCTCTACGGGAACCCTTGCAGAAGAAACAAATAAGGAAGAGGAATCAGAGGATCAGGGGGCTATTCCTCGTGACTATTACTCAAGAGATTTAAAAAATGCTAATCCTGTCCTTGAAAAAGAAGATGTTGAAACCAATGCAACAAATGGTCAGAGAGTTGATTTATCAAGTGAACTAAATAAACTAAAGCAACTAAAAAATGCTACAGTTCACATGGAGTTCAAACCAGATGCATCAGCTCCACGTTTTTACAATCTCTTCTCTGTATCCAGTGACACCAAGGAAAATGAGTACTTTACTATGTCGGTCCTTGATAATACAGCTCTTATTGAAGGGCGTGGCGCTAATGGAGAGCAGTTCTATGATAAGTATACAGATGCTCCTTTGAAAGTTCGTCCTGGACAATGGAATTCAGTGACCTTTACTGTCGAACAACCAACAGCAGAGTTACCTCATGGTCGAGTTCGTCTCTATGTGAACGGTGTCTTATCTCGAACAAGCCTCAAATCTGGTAACTTTATCAAAGATATGCCAGATGTTAATCAAGCTCAACTTGGAGCAACCAAACGGGGCAATAAAACAGTTTGGTCATCAAACCTACAAGTACGAAACCTAACCGTTTACGATCGTGCTTTAAGCCCAGATGAAGTTCAAACACGGAGTCAATTATTTGAAAGAGGTGAATTGGAACAGAAACTTCCTGAGGGAGCAAAAGTCACTGAGAAAGAAGACGTCTTTGAAGGTGGTAGGAACAATCAACCAAATAAAGATGGTATCAAGAGTTATCGTATCCCAGCTCTTCTCAAGACAGATAAAGGAACGCTGATTGCAGGAACGGATGAAAGACGTTTGCACCATTCTGACTGGGGAGATATTGGGATGGTTGTTCGTCGCAGCTCAGATAATGGAAAAACATGGGGAGACCGAATCGTAATCTCAAATCCTCGTGACAATGAGCACGCTAAACATGCAGAATGGCCATCTCCAGTTAATATTGATATGGCCTTGGTGCAAGACCCTGAAACAAAGAGAATTTTTGCAATTTATGACATGTTCCTTGAAAGTAAGGCAGTATTTTCATTGCCGGGGCAAGCTCCGAAAGCTTATGAACAAGTGGGAGATAAAGTTTATCAAGTTTTATATAAGCAAGGAGAATCAGGTCGCTATACGATTCGAGAAAACGGAGAGGTTTTCGACCCTCAAAATAGAAAGACAGATTATCGTGTTGTCGTTGACCCTAAAAAACCAGCCTACAGCGATAAGGGAGATTTGTATAAAGGGAATGAGCTAATCGGAAATATTTATTTTGAATATAGCGAAAAGAATATTTTTAGAGTTTCCAATACCAACTACCTATGGATGTCCTACAGTGATGACGATGGGAAGACTTGGTCTGCACCAAAAGATATTACTCATGGGATTCGGAAAGATTGGATGCACTTCCTAGGAACTGGACCTGGTACTGGGATTGCCTTACGTACAGGACCTCATAAGGGAAGACTGGTGATTCCAGTTTATACAACAAAC
Encoded here:
- a CDS encoding acetylxylan esterase, coding for MKNPALLEEIKTYKGRDEVPEDFDAFWDEEVKKVSVLPAYQLEERDFHIPQVKCYELTFEGTNEGKVYARVVLPKTEGKVPLIFHFHGYMGRGWDWADMLAFTVAGYGVVSMDVRGQSGYSQDGSRSSLGNTVKGHIIRGAVEGREHLFYKDVYLDIYQLVEIIASLPQVDEKRLSSYGASQGGALALVAAALNPRIQKTVAIYPFLSDFRRVLEIGNTSEAYDELFRYFKFHDPFHETEEEIMATLAYIDVKNLAHRIQGEVKMITGLDDDVCYPITQFAIYNRLTCEKAYRIMPEYAHEAMNVFVNDQVYNWLCGSEIPFKYVR
- a CDS encoding SIALI-17 repeat-containing surface protein encodes the protein MNYKSLNRKQRYGIRKFAVGAASVVIGTVVFGANPVLAQEQANAAGANTETVEPGQGLSELPKEASSGDLAHLDKDLAGKLAAAQDNGVVVDQDHLKKNESAESETPSSTGTLAEETNKEEESEDQGAIPRDYYSRDLKNANPVLEKEDVETNATNGQRVDLSSELNKLKQLKNATVHMEFKPDASAPRFYNLFSVSSDTKENEYFTMSVLDNTALIEGRGANGEQFYDKYTDAPLKVRPGQWNSVTFTVEQPTAELPHGRVRLYVNGVLSRTSLKSGNFIKDMPDVNQAQLGATKRGNKTVWSSNLQVRNLTVYDRALSPDEVQTRSQLFERGELEQKLPEGAKVTEKEDVFEGGRNNQPNKDGIKSYRIPALLKTDKGTLIAGTDERRLHHSDWGDIGMVVRRSSDNGKTWGDRIVISNPRDNEHAKHAEWPSPVNIDMALVQDPETKRIFAIYDMFLESKAVFSLPGQAPKAYEQVGDKVYQVLYKQGESGRYTIRENGEVFDPQNRKTDYRVVVDPKKPAYSDKGDLYKGNELIGNIYFEYSEKNIFRVSNTNYLWMSYSDDDGKTWSAPKDITHGIRKDWMHFLGTGPGTGIALRTGPHKGRLVIPVYTTNNVSYLNGSQSSRVIYSDDHGETWQAGEAVNDNRPVGNQTIHSSTMNNPGAQNTESTVVQLNNGDLKLFMRGLTGDLQVATSHDGGATWDKEIKRYHQVKDVYVQMSAIHTMHEGKEYILLSNAGGPGRNNGLVHLARVEANGELTWLKHNPIQSGKFAYNSLQELGNGEYGLLYEHADGNQNDYTLSYKKFNWDFLSKDRISPKEAKVKYAIQKWPGIIAMEFDSEVLVNKAPTLQLANGKTATFMTQYDTKTLLFTIDPEDMGQRITGLAEGAIESMHNLPVSLAGSKLSDGINGSEAAIHEVPEFTGGVNAEEAPVAEIPEYTGPLATVGEEPAPTVEKNEFTGGVNAEEAPVAEMPEYTGPLSTVGEEPAPTVEKPEFTGGINAVEAAVHELPEFKGGVNAVLAASNELPEYRGGANFVLAASNDLPEYKGGVNGAEAAVHELPEYKGEIKPVLTAANDKLSLGQDVTYQAPAAKQDELPNTGSKETSSLLSLGLAGVLLSLFAFGKKRKE